From the genome of Thermoanaerobaculales bacterium:
ACGTTGACCTCCTTGGCCACTCGCAGCACCAGCACGCTCGGGTCCTTCATGCCCCACTCGATGTACGGGATCGGCACCGCCGCCACTGCGTGGAGGTGGTCGCCTTCACGGGTGACGCGGGCGGTCAAGGTGACGGGATGGCCGGCGCCGTGCACGGTGACGGTGCCTCGCAGCTCGATCCGCCCCTCCCCGCTCGTCGGAAGGTCGCCGGTGACCTGCTCCGCCGCGAAGACGATCTCGGGGAAGCGGCCGCTTTCGATGACCTTGCGGTGCATCTTCTCGTCGCGCTCCTCGTTGCCCGTCGTGATCTGCCTGGCATCCAGAACGACCTCGCCCGAGGCCTCGCCGGTGCCCGTGTCGAAGCGGATCTCCCCCCTGCTCACGACCATCCGTCCCTCGACCTGATGCAGCGTGCTCCTGAGCGTGAACGAGACCGCGCTCGCCGTCGGATCGATCCGGAGCGTCTGCTCTGCAGCCATCGCCACGCTTGTGACGCCGAGCCACGCGACTCCGACCAGCACCCAGGCCTTGCTCATCACGATCTCCTCCCGTCCAGCGGCATGCCGCAGCCGGGCGCGACTGTCCAACGAAGCTCTCGGTCTTCGCCGATCTGGCCGCCTCTCCAAGCAAGATCCGTGCCATGCGCCTTTGTTCGGGATCATCGTCATGCACGGCGCGAACCCCGGTGGCCAGACCGCCGTTTCTCCAGCCACATTGGCGTGCGCTGCGCCACAGCGGCCTGCGCGCGGTCGCTCGCGGCGCTCAGGCGAGGGCCGCAGTCTCGACCGCGACCCGGCGACGGAGCACCAGCCAGTTGGCGGCCGACAAGACCACGGCGGTGATCCACGCCGAATGCGCCAGCGGGAGCGCGATGAACTCGAGCACGATGCCCAGGTAGTTCGGGTGGCGCAGCAGCCGGTAGGGGCCGGTCTCGACCAACGGCTCGCCAGGAATGAACACGACGCGAGTGGACCATCGCGCCCCGAGAGTGCGAATGGCCCAGTAGCGCAGGGCCATCCCGACTGCGAACAGAACCAACATCGACAGTCCGAGGCCTGCGATCCATGGCCGGTCGAGCAGCCACACCTCGAGGACGCAACTTGTCAGCCAGGACGCATGCACCATGACGACCCAGGGGTAGTGGCCCGCGCCCACCTCGACCGCGCCTCTCGCCTTGAGAGCCGCGACGTTTCGCGCCGAGATCCGCAGCTCGGCCAGCCGCAGGATCGCGACCATCGCCACCAGAACGGTGTACGCCACCCGAGTGTCCACCAATCAGCTTCCGATCGAGGGCGGCCGGCCAGAGGCCCGCCGCTCGAGTTCGACGATCGTGTGCCGCGGGGTCCGATTCATGCCCGCTTCCGCGCCCGCTTCCGCTTCCGCGTCCGATTCGACCACGCCGATGAGCCAAGCTCTGCAAGGCCGAGGCTCGCGGCGTCCAGACACCGGACCGCCCCTAGTCTCACCACTTCAGCAGTACCAGCTCCGAGCAGAAGCCGGGGCCCATGGCGACCATCAAGCCCCAGGTGCCCGGCGCCGGGTCGCTGCGCTCCATCACGTCCCGCAGCACCAGCAGCACCGACGTCGACGACAGGTTGCCGACCTCGCGCAGGGTGCGCCAGGACGCCTCGAGGGCGTCCTGCGGCAGCTCGAGAGCCTCTTCCATCGCTTCCAGCACCTTCGGCCCACCGGGGTGCGACACCCAGACCGCGATGTCGGACCTGGTCAGCCCGTGCTCGGCGAGGAAGCCGTCGACATCACGGCGCAGGAACTTCCGGACCACCTCCGGCACCTCGGCGGAAAGCACGATCTGGAAGCCGGCCTCGGTGACGTCCCAGCCCATCACGCGCTCGGAGCCCGGGTAGAACACCGACCGCGACGCGACGATCTCCGGCCCGCGCGACGCCCGCCCCGAGCCGACCACGAGTGCCGCCGCGGCGCCGTCGCCGAACAGCCCGGAGCCGATCAAGTTCGGGATCGAGAGGTCGCGGCGCTGCAGGGTCAGCGAGCACAGCTCGACCGACAGCACGATCGCCGCCTCGCCGGGCAGGCCGTGCAGCAGGTCGGCGGCGCGCGCCACGCCCGCCGCGCCGGCCACGCAGCCGAGGCCGAACACCGGCACCCGTCGCACCCGCGCCGGCAGCCGCAGCCGGTTCATCAGCCGGGCGTCGATCGACGGTGTGGCCACCCCGGTCACGGTGACGAACACGAACACGCCGACGTCGTCGGCGGTCAGCCCCGCCGCCGCGAGCCCGTCGCGCACCGCCTGCTCGCCGACCTGCTGCGCGACCGCGATCCAGGCGTCGTTCGCCTGGCCCCACGTCTCGAGGCCCTCGTACGCCTCCATCGGCAGGGCGAGGTGACGGCCCCCGACCAGCACGTTGTGGTGCAGCGCCTCGAGCCGGTCGAGGTTGTAAAGGCGGCCCGCCCAGTGCCGGCGGAACGCCTCGAGCAAGGTCCCCTGGTCGTAGTAGTTGGGGGGAAACGCCGATCCGACCGCCGCAATGCGCACCATTGACACCTCTCGGTCCGCCACACTTCAACAGGGGCCGCCGCACGCGTAATCCCCTGGCCGTCCTGGCCTCTGCCCGCAAAGCGCGTGACGGCGCAGCTCGGGCCGGCGCGGACCTGTCGCCGGGATTCCTGGAATGGATCTCATTGTTCACTTTACGGGCATGTGCCGCTATCCTTCGGCGAGGAATGAGGAGTCGATGTTGATCGAGATCCTGAGCATCGAGACTGCGACCGCGGTCCTGGCCGTGGCCACCACCGTCCACTTCGCCATGCTGCTGCTGCGGATGCATCGCAACCCTGCGGGCCGCCGACACGATGCGCTGCTCCTTCCCTCGCTGGTCTTCGCCACCACGCCGTGGCTGTTTCCGAGCGTCGGCGGGGTCGCCGCCGGGATCGCGGTCCACCTCGTCTGGTTCGCTGCCTGCGAGCGCCTGGTGCCGCGCCCACCCGTCCCCGTTCCTGCTCCCGTGACCGCTGCGCCGGGGGCGATCGCGGCGCCGCGGCCTGCCGCCGCCGCCCAGCCGGCCGGAAGGCCGGCGGGGTGGGTCAAGACCCCGGTCATCGCCGTGCACCGCGAGACACCCGACATCACCACGTTTCGCATGGTGAGGCCCGACGCCTTCGACTTCAAGGCCGGCCAGTTCCTGAGCGTCCGCTTCTCGATCGACGGCAAGGCGGTGTCGCGCTGCTACTCGGTGTCGTCGGCCCCGGAGTCGACCGGGTACGTCGAGATCTCGGTCAAGCGGCAGGGTCTGGTATCGGGGATGCTGCACGGGATGGTGCGGCCTGGCTCGCTGCTCGACGTGATGCGGCCGGCCGGGGCCTTTGTCTATCCATCGGACGACCACCGGCCGCTCACCCTGATCGCGGGCGGCGTCGGGATCACGCCGCTGGTGAGCATGCTGCGCCACGCGGTCCAGGCCGACCCGACGCGGCCGGTCACCCTGCTGTACTCGGTCCGCACCCAGAAAGACATCGCGTTCCGGGATGAGCTGGCAACCATCGCCCGGCGCCACCTCCAGGCGAAGATCGTCATCGCGACGGCCGAGGAGCCGGCCACCGCCGAGCTCCTGTCCGGCATGATCGACCGCGACCTGCTGGCCTCGCAGGTGGACGATCCAAGGCACACCATCTTCATGCTCTGCGGCCCACCGCCGATGATCGCAGCCATGAAGAGGATACTGGCGGACCTCGGCGTCCCTCCCGAACAGGTCCGATTCGAGGAGTTTGCCGCCGCCGTCGCGTTCGCCAACGCCCGCGCGGCGGGAGAAGCCCCCGCCGTCGACGTCACGGCCCCGCTGGAGCCCGCGGCCGCGGCGGCAGGCGGCACCTTCCAACTGCGGCTCGCGGTCAGCGGCCAGGCGATCGCCGCCCCCGGATCCCGCACTCTCCTCGAGACCTGCGAGGCGGCGGGCATCCCGCTGCCCTCGGCGTGCCGCGCTGGCGTCTGCGGCACCTGCCGGACCCGGGTGGTCGAGGGGAAGGTGCGGTGCGAGTCCGACCTGCTCGACCCGGCGGAGCGCGCAGCAGGGTATATCCTCCCCTGCGTGTCGTGGCCCACCGGCGACTGCGCGCTGGACGCGTGAGCGGATGTTCGGGACGATCAAGCCCGCGCGCCCCACTCAAACACCGGTCCCCACCGAGAGAGTCGCGGCCGCGACCTTGGCCCCTGCGGCCCGCTACGTCCCGCGCGTCCCGGCCTTCCTGCGGACCGGAGTCGGGCTCGCGGTCCTCGCCTCGATCGCAGTCGTGGCGCTCGTCATCGTCGGCCTGGACGGTTGGCGATACTACTGGACCCCACTGGACGTCCGCGCCTACACCGACCTCCACCCACAGCTGCGACCGTCGGGCACGGTCGGCCACGTGCTGGGGATCAGCGGCGCGTCCCTGATGGTCATCATGCACCTCTACTCGCTTCGCAAGCGGGCCCGTTTTCTGAGCCGGCTCGGTCCGATCAACGTCTGGCTCGAGGCCCACATCTTCTGCGGGATCCTCGGCCCGGTGCTGGTCACGCTGCACACCTCGTTCAAGTTCAACGGCCTCGTGTCCGTCGCCTACTGGTCGATGGTCATCGTCGTGGCGTCGGGCTTTGTCGGGCGCTACCTCTACGTCCGGATCCCGCGCTCGATCAGGGGCCACGAGCTCTCCCGCGCCGAGCTCGAGGCCAAGGCGGCCGAGCTGCGCCAGCGCTTCGCTGCGATCGAGCTGCCGCAGCAGATGGCGGAGCGGATCG
Proteins encoded in this window:
- a CDS encoding isoprenylcysteine carboxylmethyltransferase family protein; the protein is MAYTVLVAMVAILRLAELRISARNVAALKARGAVEVGAGHYPWVVMVHASWLTSCVLEVWLLDRPWIAGLGLSMLVLFAVGMALRYWAIRTLGARWSTRVVFIPGEPLVETGPYRLLRHPNYLGIVLEFIALPLAHSAWITAVVLSAANWLVLRRRVAVETAALA
- a CDS encoding 2Fe-2S iron-sulfur cluster-binding protein produces the protein MLIEILSIETATAVLAVATTVHFAMLLLRMHRNPAGRRHDALLLPSLVFATTPWLFPSVGGVAAGIAVHLVWFAACERLVPRPPVPVPAPVTAAPGAIAAPRPAAAAQPAGRPAGWVKTPVIAVHRETPDITTFRMVRPDAFDFKAGQFLSVRFSIDGKAVSRCYSVSSAPESTGYVEISVKRQGLVSGMLHGMVRPGSLLDVMRPAGAFVYPSDDHRPLTLIAGGVGITPLVSMLRHAVQADPTRPVTLLYSVRTQKDIAFRDELATIARRHLQAKIVIATAEEPATAELLSGMIDRDLLASQVDDPRHTIFMLCGPPPMIAAMKRILADLGVPPEQVRFEEFAAAVAFANARAAGEAPAVDVTAPLEPAAAAAGGTFQLRLAVSGQAIAAPGSRTLLETCEAAGIPLPSACRAGVCGTCRTRVVEGKVRCESDLLDPAERAAGYILPCVSWPTGDCALDA
- a CDS encoding YceI family protein, with the protein product MSKAWVLVGVAWLGVTSVAMAAEQTLRIDPTASAVSFTLRSTLHQVEGRMVVSRGEIRFDTGTGEASGEVVLDARQITTGNEERDEKMHRKVIESGRFPEIVFAAEQVTGDLPTSGEGRIELRGTVTVHGAGHPVTLTARVTREGDHLHAVAAVPIPYIEWGMKDPSVLVLRVAKEVNVALDIDGRLSP
- a CDS encoding 3-oxoacyl-[acyl-carrier-protein] synthase III C-terminal domain-containing protein, which gives rise to MVRIAAVGSAFPPNYYDQGTLLEAFRRHWAGRLYNLDRLEALHHNVLVGGRHLALPMEAYEGLETWGQANDAWIAVAQQVGEQAVRDGLAAAGLTADDVGVFVFVTVTGVATPSIDARLMNRLRLPARVRRVPVFGLGCVAGAAGVARAADLLHGLPGEAAIVLSVELCSLTLQRRDLSIPNLIGSGLFGDGAAAALVVGSGRASRGPEIVASRSVFYPGSERVMGWDVTEAGFQIVLSAEVPEVVRKFLRRDVDGFLAEHGLTRSDIAVWVSHPGGPKVLEAMEEALELPQDALEASWRTLREVGNLSSTSVLLVLRDVMERSDPAPGTWGLMVAMGPGFCSELVLLKW